Part of the Sphingomonas morindae genome, GTGCCGGGTGCGGGGCTGATCGCGGGCATCGGCCGGGTGTCGGGCCGGCAGGCGATGATCGTCTGCAACGACGCCACCGTGAAGGGCGGCACCTATTATCCGCTGACCGTGAAGAAGCATCTCCGCGCGCAGGAAATCGCGCGCGAGAACCGGCTGCCCTGCCTCTATCTGGTCGATTCGGGCGGCGCCAATCTGCCCAACCAGGCCGATGTCTTCCCCGATCGCGAGCATTTCGGCCGGATCTTCTACAATCAGGCGCAGATGTCCGCCGAGGGGATCGCGCAGATCGCCTGCGTGATGGGCAGCTGCACCGCCGGCGGCGCCTATGTGCCCGCCATGTCCGACGAGAGCGTGATCGTGCGCAACCAGGGCACGATCTTCCTCGCCGGGCCGCCGCTGGTGCAGGCCGCGACCGGCGAGATCATCTCGGCGGAGGATCTGGGCGGCGGCGATCTCCATGGCCGGCGCTCGGGCGTGGTCGATCATGTCGCCGAAAGCGATGCCCATGCGCTGTCGATCCTGCGCGACATCGTCGCCACCCTGCCGCCCCAGCAGGCGGCGCCGGACCGGCTCGATCCGGTCGCGCCGCTCTATCCCGCCGAGGAGCTGTACGGCCTGCTCCCCCAGGATGTGCGCGCCCCCTATGACGTGCGCGAGGTGATCGCGCGGCTGGTGGACGGATCGGCGCTGCACGAGTTCAAGCCGCTCTACGGCGCCAGCCTGGTCTGCGGCTTCGCGCGGATCGCGGGCATGAAGGTGGCGATCCTCGCGAATAATGGCGTGCTGTTCAGCGAGAGCGCGCAGAAAGGCGCCCACTTCATCGAGCTGGCCTGCCAGCGCCGGGTGCCGCTGCTGTTCCTGCAGAATATCTCCGGCTTCATGGTCGGCGGCAAATATGAGGCCGAGGGCATCGCCAAGCACGGCGCCAAGCTCGTCACCGCCGTCGCCACCGCGCAGGTGCCCAAGATCACCCTGTTGATCGGCGGCAGCTTCGGCGCCGGCAATTATGGCATGGCGGGCCGCGCCTTCGGCCCCCGCTTCCTGTTCACCTGGCCCAATGCGCGGATCAGCGTGATGGGCGGCGAACAGGCCGCCTCGGTGCTGGCGACGGTGCATCGCGATGCGGCGCGCTGGAGCGAGGCCGAGGCGGACGCCTTCAAGGCGCCGATCCGCGCCAAATATGAGGAGGAGGGCAATCCCTATTACGCCACCGCCCGGCTGTGGGACGATGGCGTGATTGATCCGGCGCAGAGCCGCGACGTGCTGACGCTGGCGCTCGCCGCCTGCCATGTCGCTCCCATCGCCGAGGCCGCGCGCTTCGGCCTGTTCCGCATGTAAGGAGGGGCGCCATGATCCGCTCGCTGCTCATCGCCAATCGCGGTGAAATCGCCTGCCGCGTCATCCGCACCGCGCGGCGGCTCGGCATCCGCACCATCGCCGTCTATTCCGATGCCGATGCCGGCGCGCTGCACGTGCGCAGCGCCGATGTGGCGGTCCGCATCGGCCCGCCGCCGGCGCGCGACAGCTATCTGGACGGCGCCGCGCTGCTCGCCGCCGCGATCGAGACCGGGGCCGAGGCGATCCATCCCGGCTATGGCTTTTTGTCCGAGAATGCGGGCTTTGCCGAAGCCGTGCGGGCGGCGGGGCTGGTCTGGGTCGGGCCGCCGCCCGCCGCGATCCAGGCCATGGGCCTCAAGCATGAGGCCAAGGCGCGGATGCAGGCCGCCGGCGTGCCGACCACGCCCGGCTATCTGGGCGAGGACCAATCCGAGGCGCGGCTCGCGGCCGAGACGGCGGCGATCGGCTTTCCGGTGCTGATCAAGGCGGTGGCGGGCGGCGGCGGCAAGGGGATGCGCCGCGTCGACGCCGCCGCCGGCTTTGCCGAAGCGCTCGCCGCCTGCCGTCGCGAGGCCGCGGCCGCCTTTGGCGACGATCGCGTGCTGCTGGAGAAATATGTGTCCAGCCCGCGCCATATCGAGGTGCAGGTGTTCGGCGACAGCCACGGCGGCGTCGTGCATCTGTTCGAGCGCGACTGCTCGCTCCAGCGGCGCCACCAGAAGGTGATCGAGGAAGCGCCGGCGCCGGGCATGGATGCGGCCACGCGCGCGGCGCTGTGCGACGCGGCGGTCCGCGCCGCCCGCGCGGTCGGCTATGTCGGCGCGGGCACGGTCGAGTTCATCGCCGATGCGTCCGAGGGGCTGCGCGCCGACCGCATCTGGTTCATGGAGATGAACACGCGGCTCCAGGTCGAGCATCCGGTGACCGAGGCGATCACCGGGGTGGATCTGGTCGAGTGGCAGCTGCGCATCGCCAGCGGCGAGGCGCTGCCCTGCCGGCAGGAGGATCTCGCCATCACCGGCTGGGCGCTCGAGGCGCGGCTCTATGCGGAGGATCCCGCGCGCGATTTCCTGCCCAGCACCGGCCCGCTCACCCATTTGCGGCTGGGCGATCCCGGCCGCATCGATACCGGCGTGGCCGAGGGCGATAGCGTCTCGCCTTATTATGACCCGATGATCGCCAAGCTCGTCGCGCATGGCCCCGATCGCGAGACGGCGCGGCTGAAGCTGGCGCGCGCGCTCGCCGAAAGCGCGGTCTGGCCGGTGCGGACCAATGCCGGCTTCCTCGTCGCCGCGCTGAACCATCCCGATTTCGCGGCGGCGCGGCTCGATACCGGGCTGATCGCGGGGCTCGGCGCGGCGCTGCTGCCGCCGGCGCGTCCGTCCGAAGCGGCGCTGGCGGCGGCGGCGCGCCGGCTGGCGGCGGCGCCCGAGCCGCTGGGCTTCCGGCTCAATGCGCCGCCGGTGCGGGACGGCTGGTTCCGGCTGGATGGCGCGCCGCTCTGCCTGCCGGTGGCGGCGGGCGGCGCGGGCGGCACGCGCGCGCTGATCGCCGAGCATGGCCAGGTCTGGGCGCTGGAGCCGTGGCGCGTCGATGGCGCGGGCGGCGGCGGCGCGGGCGACGGCGCCATCCTCGCGCCCATGCCCGGGCGCATCATCGCCGTGGCGGTGCGGCAAGGTGAGAGCGTCGCCAAGGGCCAGCTGCTGGTGACGCTGGAGGCGATGAAGATGGAGCATGGGCTGACCGCGCCGTTCGACGGCGTGGTGGTGGAGCTTGCCGCGACCAGCGGCGCGCAGACGCGCGAGGGCCAGATGCTGGCGCGGATCGCGGCGGAGCCCACGCCATGAGCGGGCGCTGGTTCGAGCAATGGTCGGTGGGCGACACCATCGCCCACCCGATCCGCCGCACCGTGACTGAGACGGACAATCTTCTCTTCTCGACCATGACGCACAATCCGCAGCCGCTGCACATCGATGCCGAGGCGGCGCGCGCGAGCGAGTTCGGCCGCGTCCTTGTCAACGGCACCTTCACCTTCGCGCTGATGGTGGGGTTGAGCGTGGGCGAGACGACGCTCGGCACGCTCGTCGCCAATCTCGGCTATGACAAGGTGGTGATGCCGGCCCCCGTCTTTATCGGCGACACGCTGCGCGCCGAAACGGTCGTGGAGGCGCTGAAGGAAAGCCGCTCGCGCCCCGAGGCGGGGATCGTCACCTTCGCGCACCGCCTCCTCAACCAGCGCGATCTTGTGGTCTGCCAATGCCTGCGCAGCGCGCTCGTCCGGCGGCAACCGGCATGAGGCTGCGCTCGCTGCTGTTCGTGCCGGGCGACCGGCCCGAGCGCTTCGCCAAGGCGGAGGCCAGCGGCGCCGACGCGGTGATCCTCGATCTCGAGGATTCGGTCGCGCCCGAGGCCAAGGCGGCGGCGCGCGAGGCGGTGGCGGCGCGGCTCGCCTCGGCGTCGCGGCCGGTGCCGCTGCTGGTGCGGATCAATCCGCTCGACGGGCCGGACAGCGAAGCCGATCTCGCCGCGATCCGGTCCGCCGAGCCGGATGGCCTGGTGCTCCCCAAGGCCGAGGGCGCCGCCAGCATCCGCGCGCTCCGCGCCCGCGCGCCGGCGCTGCCCGTGCTGCCGATCGCCACCGAGACCCCGGCGGCGCTGTTCCGGCTGGGCGGCTATGCCGAGGTGGCCGACGCGCTGCTCGGCCTCACCTGGGGCGCGGAGGATCTGCCCGCCGCGATCGGCGCCGTCTCGCGCCATCCCGAGGGCGGCTTCACGCCGCCTTTCGAGATGGTGCGCGCGCTCGCGCTGTTCGCCGCCCATGCGGCGGGCGTGCCCGCGATCGATACGGTGGTGCCCGCGATCGGCGATCCCGCGGCGCTGGATCGCGCGATCGCCGCCGCCGTGCGCGACGGCTTCACCGGCATGATGGCGATCCACCCGACCCAGGTGGCGGCGATCAACGCCGGCTTTACCCCCGATGCCGAAGCGCTGGCCGAGGCGCGCGCGATCCTCGCCGCCTTCGCCGCCGCGCCGGGCGCGGGCGCGCTGCGCGTCAACGGCCGGATGGTGGACAGGCCGCACCGGCTCGCCGCCGAGCGGCTGCTCGCCCGCGCCGGGGATCAGGCGGCGGACAGATAGGCGAAGCGCAGCGCGAACAAAGCGGCCAGCAGCATCAGCAGCCAATCGCCCCGGCCGAGGCGTCCCGACACGATCTTCATCACCGCCAGCGCCGTCAGCCCGAAGGCGAGGCCGTTGGCGATCGAGAAGCTGAGCGGGATCATTACAAGGGTGAGGAAGGCGGGCACGGCGATGAAGGGATCCTGCCAGTCGATCTCGGCCAGCGGCGCCATCATCAGCCCGCCCACCAGGATCAGCGCCGGCGCGGTGGCCGCCACCGGCACCAGCCCGGCATAGGGCGCGACCAGCGTGGTGGCGAGGAAGAGCAGGCCGGTGACGATCGCCGTCAGCCCGGTGCGGCCGCCGGCCTGCACGCCCGCCGCGCTTTCGACATAGGCGGTGACGGTGCTGGTGCCGAGCAGCGCGCCCGCCATGGTCGCGATCGAATCGGCGAGCAGGATGCGGTTGAGGCCGG contains:
- a CDS encoding HpcH/HpaI aldolase/citrate lyase family protein, with the protein product MRLRSLLFVPGDRPERFAKAEASGADAVILDLEDSVAPEAKAAAREAVAARLASASRPVPLLVRINPLDGPDSEADLAAIRSAEPDGLVLPKAEGAASIRALRARAPALPVLPIATETPAALFRLGGYAEVADALLGLTWGAEDLPAAIGAVSRHPEGGFTPPFEMVRALALFAAHAAGVPAIDTVVPAIGDPAALDRAIAAAVRDGFTGMMAIHPTQVAAINAGFTPDAEALAEARAILAAFAAAPGAGALRVNGRMVDRPHRLAAERLLARAGDQAADR
- a CDS encoding acetyl/propionyl/methylcrotonyl-CoA carboxylase subunit alpha; protein product: MIRSLLIANRGEIACRVIRTARRLGIRTIAVYSDADAGALHVRSADVAVRIGPPPARDSYLDGAALLAAAIETGAEAIHPGYGFLSENAGFAEAVRAAGLVWVGPPPAAIQAMGLKHEAKARMQAAGVPTTPGYLGEDQSEARLAAETAAIGFPVLIKAVAGGGGKGMRRVDAAAGFAEALAACRREAAAAFGDDRVLLEKYVSSPRHIEVQVFGDSHGGVVHLFERDCSLQRRHQKVIEEAPAPGMDAATRAALCDAAVRAARAVGYVGAGTVEFIADASEGLRADRIWFMEMNTRLQVEHPVTEAITGVDLVEWQLRIASGEALPCRQEDLAITGWALEARLYAEDPARDFLPSTGPLTHLRLGDPGRIDTGVAEGDSVSPYYDPMIAKLVAHGPDRETARLKLARALAESAVWPVRTNAGFLVAALNHPDFAAARLDTGLIAGLGAALLPPARPSEAALAAAARRLAAAPEPLGFRLNAPPVRDGWFRLDGAPLCLPVAAGGAGGTRALIAEHGQVWALEPWRVDGAGGGGAGDGAILAPMPGRIIAVAVRQGESVAKGQLLVTLEAMKMEHGLTAPFDGVVVELAATSGAQTREGQMLARIAAEPTP
- a CDS encoding MaoC family dehydratase yields the protein MSGRWFEQWSVGDTIAHPIRRTVTETDNLLFSTMTHNPQPLHIDAEAARASEFGRVLVNGTFTFALMVGLSVGETTLGTLVANLGYDKVVMPAPVFIGDTLRAETVVEALKESRSRPEAGIVTFAHRLLNQRDLVVCQCLRSALVRRQPA
- a CDS encoding carboxyl transferase domain-containing protein — its product is MTGAVIDSRIDTGSAAFAANAAHHRALVATLRAEVAAAARGGTEAARARHEARGKLLPRARVERLLDPGAPFLEIGQLAAHGLYGGEVPGAGLIAGIGRVSGRQAMIVCNDATVKGGTYYPLTVKKHLRAQEIARENRLPCLYLVDSGGANLPNQADVFPDREHFGRIFYNQAQMSAEGIAQIACVMGSCTAGGAYVPAMSDESVIVRNQGTIFLAGPPLVQAATGEIISAEDLGGGDLHGRRSGVVDHVAESDAHALSILRDIVATLPPQQAAPDRLDPVAPLYPAEELYGLLPQDVRAPYDVREVIARLVDGSALHEFKPLYGASLVCGFARIAGMKVAILANNGVLFSESAQKGAHFIELACQRRVPLLFLQNISGFMVGGKYEAEGIAKHGAKLVTAVATAQVPKITLLIGGSFGAGNYGMAGRAFGPRFLFTWPNARISVMGGEQAASVLATVHRDAARWSEAEADAFKAPIRAKYEEEGNPYYATARLWDDGVIDPAQSRDVLTLALAACHVAPIAEAARFGLFRM